CGTTTTCCGGATTGGAGGCCGGAGAGGCGGAATCTGAGACAGGCGTATTCATGACAGGACGCAAAATGAATGGTTTGAGCACACACAGGACAGAAAAGCAGGAATAAAAACCTTCCTGTCACTCTACACAATCAATCTTCAAATCTCTTGCGTCAAGATTGAAAGTGATTTATTTGCAGATTTTTTATTTTTTATTTTCTTGGTGGATTTTTTCGAAAAGAAGCAGTAGATTAAAAAAGGTCTTTTGCTCTGCTGATGAATAAGTCCCATCATTGTCTGCTGTCCCGGATGCCGGGAGAATTTTTGGAGGGTGGAGAAGATTTTCCTTCCATGCAGAATGCCTCCCGTCTGGATGATGCGGAACCGAAAAAGTTCATCGCTGTCTGTTTGGTTGTGCGCCGTCTGGAAAACCTGGACAGGTTGCTCCCCCTCTTTATGGTCCAGCCTTACGGGAACTGCCATGTCTTTGTCGCCGTCAAGGGAATGACGGAGGACAATTTCACCTCCCTCGTCCTGCCGCGCTATGAATACTGGATTAGACAAGGGCGCGTCACGCTCCGTCACTATCCGGGCAAGAACCAGGTTTCCGATCTGATTGATACGGTGCGAGGAGTGGAACTTTCACCGTATGACCTGTTTGTCTTTCCCAGAGAAGAGCTTCTGTGTTCTTCGGGATTTTTGGAACGCATCAACCGATTGCATGCCCGGCTTTCTCCGCATCATTGTTCCTATGAGCAGGGGGAGTGCCGCATGTTGACGACGCGCAACGGCGTCCAGTACGCGGAACCTCCCGCCAAACCTGCCAACCCTCTTTTCTACACGTTGACTAGGGAAGCGGCGGAATACCTGATGGAGTGCGAACGAAACCCGGCGCAGCTTGCCGGGCTTTACCCTGACCGGCGGGATCCAAAACACGGAGCTTATGGACACGATGCCGATTCCCTGATGATGCAGATGGTCAGCTATTACGGAGGTGAGAATCTCTCTAGCATGGAACAGGAAACTTCTTTCCTGCTATGTCCCTCTCCAGCTGTCAGCCTGAACAATCCCCTGGTGGAAATGGAGGAAAGCCTGCATGAGGCCATGACGGATGATCCGGCCAGTGCCGAGTACCTGGTGGAACTGGAACATCCGTACTGGACGGACTGCTTCCGCATTCTGGGCATAAACGGCTGCCGCGTGAAACTCCCGGAAAAGGCAACTGTCCTGCGCTTCACGGAACGGGAGCTTGTCCTGCAATGGGAGCGATGGGGAAGGGAACAATTCATCCGAGACAAGGAGGAGGGTTCCTACCGCCTGTACCATACCGCTGTTCTGCGTAGGAAGGGTGCCGATAATCCCGGCAGGAGGCAGGAATCCCTTGACTTGGTGGAGATGGCTTTGGCCGCTCCTCCGGTGCGCTGGGGAGTGTGTGCGGTGGCCTTGCCCAGGGAATCCTACTATTGGCTGCGCGACTGGATTGAGTTCCACCTGCGAGCCGGAGCCTTCCGCGTCGTGATTTATGACAACACGGGCAGCACTGGCAGCCGCAGGGTTGATTCCGTCTTCCGGGCAGGGCGTTTACAGCGTAGCGGAACAAGCAAGCGGGGGGAGGAATACGGAAGGCTGACGGCACATTTGAGTGACGAGGATATTAAAAGTAAGCTTGATGGTTTGTCGGCCCGGTACGGCAGGGAACGGGTGCGCATCATGCCGTGGCAGCCGAGAGATACGGAGACGGGACAGATCATTCATGGCCAGGTGGAGGCCTATGAAGACTTCATCCGTCGCTGGGAGAAGGAACTGGACTGGTGTGCGTTCCTGGACATGGACGAATACCTCTACTGTCGGCCGGGAACGAGTGTCGGTACCATTCTGGAACAGGTGGAGGCAAAAACGCCTGACGTGTCCCGGATCATGCTGAAAGCCTGGAAATTCCGTCAGAGATGGAGCAAGGACGGTCCGCGCGACATTCGCCGTGACATGACTCACCTGCCGATGTCGGACGGCGGAGAGAAGAATTTAGTACGTCTGTGCGACATCAAGGCAGCGGACATTCATTGGTACTGGAAGATGAAACGAGGTACGCGGTGCGTAATTGCCGATCCGGAAGGGTTGGCCTTTTGCCATTACAACGCATCTGACAAAGAAATGGAGAACGGCCCTCTCCAGACCTTGATCCGGCCGCGGGATTTCCTGACGGCGGGAATAGAGCACCGTTGAATCAAAAAAACCGCCGTAAGTTATTGAACTTACGGCGGTTAAAATGGTCGGGTTGACAGGATTCGAACCTGCGACCCCCTGCACCCCATGCAGGTGCGCTACCAGACTGCGCTACAACCCGTTTTGGCATTTCATGAGCATCTTATTTAGAGCGGCTCGTGAGGGCGGGGACGTGTATATAGTAAAAATTTGGTATTGGCAAGAGACTTTTTTCATGGCACAGACTTTTCCGTCATGAAGCAAGTACAAGTAGCAGTCGTTGGAGCTAGTGGTTACACGGGGCAGGAATTATTGCGGATTCTTTTGAACCATGCTGGCGTTCAACTGGTTTGTGCAACGTCCCGGCAGTATGCCGGGAAGCCGCTGTGGGAGATTTTTCCTCGGTTCAGAAAAGTTTCGGGAGCCGATCTTCTTTTTACGGATTCTGATGTAGATGCCATTGCCGGAACCGGGGCCGAGATGGCCTTCCTGGCTCTTCCTCATGGCGTGTCAGTAACCTATGCGCGCGGATTGGTGGAAAAAGGCATTCGCGTCGTGGATCTTAGTGCGGATTTCCGGTTGAGGGATCCCGAGACATATGAAGAATATTACGGAACCAGTCATCCGGATGTCCCCTTGATGAAGGAGGCCGTATTCGGGTTGCCGGAGTGGAGGAAGGACGAAATTGCCGGAGCTCGTCTGGTGGCGTCGGCCGGTTGTTATCCGACGAGTATCATGTTGCCCCTGATTCCTCTGCTGAAGAAGGGATTGCTGGAGTTGGAAGGTATTGTCGTGAATTCCTCCAGCGGAGTGAGCGGTGCCGGGCGCAAGGCGAATGTGGATCTCCTTTTCTGCGAATGCAATGAAAGCGTGCGTGCCTATGGCGTGCCGAAACACCGCCATTTGAGCGAAATCGAACAGGAACTTTCCTGGGCTGCCGGAGAAAAGGTCGTGATTTCGTTTACGCCTCATCTGGTTCCCGTCAATACGGGCATTTGTACGACGATCAGCGCCAAACTGAAAGCCGGCAAGTCTTTTGACGAGGTGGAGTCTGCTTTGCATGCTGCCTACGATGCTTCTCCGTTTGTCCGTCTGTTGGGAAGGAATCGTCCGGCGGATACGAAGAATGTAACCCGTACGAATTTTGTAGATCTCGGTTGGGCGTGGGATGAGCGTACTGGTCGTGTTGTTCTCATGAGTGCGGAGGACAATGTCGTGAAAGGGGCTGGAGGGCAGGGGGTACAGTCGTTCAATATCATGTTCGGCTTTAAGGAAACGGAAGGATTGATCCTTTTGTAAGGCCGGAGGATTGGAGAGGGCTGAGTTATTTTTTCCGAATCGCGCGTTTGGGGCTTTTCAAATGTGCGGTTCGGCTTCATGATTTGCGCGTACGTTTATTCTACGAACATGGATATCACTTCCTACAAACAGGTACAGGGTGGCGTTTGTGCGCCTCAGGGATTCCTTGGCAGTGCTGTGAGCTGCGGCATTAAGAAGCCGACTGCGACCCGGCTTGATCTTGCGTTGATTTATTCCGACAAACCCTGTGTATCTTCCGGCACATTTACGACAAACCGCGTGAAAGCGGCTTGCGTGAAGGTGACTCAGGCTCATTTGCGCCGCAGCAATTTGCAGGCGATCGTGGCCAACAGCGGCAATGCGAACGCATGTACCGGAGTAGAAGGTGTGGAAGTGGCCCGGCGCGAATGTAAGCTGATAGCCAGGGAACTGGGGTTGAAATCCTCTGAAATAGGGGTCTGTTCGACGGGGGTGATCGGTCTTCCGATGCCGATGGTGCGTATTGAACCCAGGATGTCCGAATTGGCAGCCGGCCTTGCCTGCGACAAGGGGGAGGATGTGGCCAATGCCATCATTACGAGCGATACGTGCAACAAGATTGTTGCCATTGAAATGATGATCGGCGGCAAACCTGTCCGCATCGGCGCCTGTTGCAAGGGCGCCGGCATGATTTCCCCCTGCATGGCGACAATGCTTTGCTTTATAACGACGGATGCCGGAGTAAGCCGCCAGGTGTTGGACAAATGCACGCATGATGCCGTAGAGCAGACATTCAACCGCATTACGATTGACGGCGACATGAGTACGAATGATACGGTGCTGGTTCTCGCCAATGGTGCGTCCGGTGTCAGTATTGAATCGGAAGAGGACATCAGAACCTTTCATGAAGCTTTGACTGCGGTGATGCTTGAACTTGCCAAAAAGGTGGTGCGTGACGGTGAACGGGTGACGAAATTTGTGACGGTACAAATAACCGGCGCCCGTAATTTCTCGGAAGCGAAAATGGTGGCGGAAACCGTATGCAAGTCTTTCCTCGTGAAATCGTCGTGGAATGGGAATGACCCGAACTGGGGGCGTATTATCCACGCAGTGGGGTATTCCCGTGCGCGTGTCCGCGAGGAACTGATCGATATTGATATTGCCGGGCTTCCTGCCTGCCGGGGCGGCTTGCAGACGAATACTCCGTCCGACGATTTACGGGAGGCCGTATCCGTGCCTGAATTCTCGATTGTGATCAATCTGAACCAGGGAGATGCCTCCTATACGGTTTACACCTCTGATATTTCCCCGGAATACGTGGACTTTAACCGTTCCGAATACGCTTATTGGAACCAGGCAAAGGTGGACGGCCTGACCAAGTAACGCGATTGAACTTTCAAGGCGGGATCCCCGGATGTTTTCTGGTCCGGGGATTTCGCATTTTTTTGATCTGGCTTCGGCAAGGTGCATGAAGGGCGGTGGAAACCATGGGAAAAACGGGCGCAGACTCCGGAGGGAATTGGAGCCTCCGGCGGAGATTCTGGCGCGTGTCAGGGAAATTTTAGAAGAATGCTCATTCCGGGTCGGGCAGGTGATGCGGACATGCAGCGAGGGATGCGGAGGAAGAGCCGGCTGTTGCCGTTTCCGTGAAACCGGGGAAGTGCCCCATGTGACGTTGGGTGAGGCATGGGTCGCCTGGAAGGCGTGGCGTGCCACAGGGCGTGTCCGTATTGAACTGCCCGGGGATGGGGCATGCCCTTTTCTGGATCCGGTGACGAGTTTGTGCAGGATTTACGCCCACCGTCCTTTGGCATGCCGATCGCATTTTTGTTCGTCGGCAGGTGGTGTCGTTCCCAGGAAACTCGTTTCCGATTTGCTGCAGGAATTGGAGGATATCGATTCCCGGTGCGGGGGAGATGGTCCGGTGCGTTTGCCCGATGTTGAAGAACGTCTTGCACGGAAGTAAAAAGTGGATTCTCATTGACATGTAGTTCCATCTTTGCAGGATGGAGACATAGTAAACTGTCGATTATTTTTCTTTTCATGAAACTTAGTTTAATTTCTCGCTCTCTGCGCCGAGGTTCTGCCGTTGGCTGGCTTTTGCTGATACTGGTGGTTGCCGTCGCCGGTATCAGTTATTATATTTATATGGAGCGTGCAGAGAAGGCCCGCATAGCGATGCTTGACCGCGAACGTCTGGCCCGGGAAAAAGAAGCTCGTGAAGCTGCCCTTAAGATCATAGCTAATTTGCAGCAGCAGAACATGGAGCTTTGGAAAAACGTTGATGAAAGCATACGTCTGGCCCATGAAGCCTGGCTGCGTGAAGAGGAGGCTCGCCGCCTTGCCGAAGCCCGACGTCGGGCCGGAGAGCATAAACCTTCCAAAGTGGAGGTGACTCCGGTCGATCAAGATAAAAAAGATCCCCGTGTCGCCGTTTTTGACAAATCGGTGGCGTTGTCCGGAATAGCTGCCGGAAAGAAGGGGAATATGGATCGCATGAACGAGGTCCTGAATGTGGCTTGCGATACGAATGAGTGGAATCTCTTCAAAGCGTTTTTGGAAAAAAATATCAAAGATCTTCTGGCGCGCGTAACGCGTATGAAAGAATTTAATATGGAGGTTTATTCCGAAAGTCCATTGATGCCACAGGCCGTTGCCATCTATAACCTGATTAAAACCCTTCCGGAGGAGACTCTTGTCGAATTGAATGAAGCGGTCGAAGGTGGGGATTCTTTTCTGAAATACATCCTGACCAACAAGGACAATTCCCTGATCAATCTTAGCCGTGCTGCCACCGGTTCCGAAACGGGCAGTGACTGGGAACGCTATTTGAGAACCTGGCATGTTCTTTGGAAGAAGAGTTCTCCGGAATGGAGAGCCAAATACCAGCCTTTGGCGATTGCATGCAGCATTGTGAGGGAGGATCAATTGGGAGGATGCCAGACTATCGGACAGACGCCGATGGATATTGTCCAGGTGTACGATCGATTCTGTGCCAGTGCCGAAGCGGGCAAGTTGAAGACGGATATTACAAAAATGGAACCTTCAGACCTGATTTATGTGGTCAATGTCCGTCTTCCGTACTCGGAAATGGAATGGGCTCAGAAAAATGTTCACCTTTCCCGCAAGAAATGGAGTTCTGCCTATCCCATGGTACACTACCTGATGGAGCGGGCTACCCAGAACAAAAACCCGTACAAGGAGTATACCCTGAAGGAAATCCTGAAAGAAGGCGGGGTCTGCCGCGACCAGGGCTATTTCGCAGTCAATACTGCCCGCTGCAACGGTATTCCGGCAGCCTACGTCACCGGCGACGGAAACCGTGGCCCGCATGCGTGGTTTGTCTACATGGATTCAGCTACCCATTGGCAGAGTGCGGGCGGTTATGGATATACGTCCGGAATGACATCGGATCCTCAGACAGGCAAGCGCGTTCACGAATCCCTGTTTGCCATGCGTTCCGACCCTAAAACAAGCGGATCACGTAATACGCAGATGCGTGACTTGCTCACCATGTCCAATCTCCTCAAGGATTTTGGACTTGATGATGCAGCATGGAAACTGCTTGCTCGCGCCCGTGAAATCGCTTCGACCCACCCCTTGCCTTGGGAAATGTCA
This is a stretch of genomic DNA from Akkermansia sp. N21116. It encodes these proteins:
- a CDS encoding glycosyltransferase family 92 protein, which codes for MNKSHHCLLSRMPGEFLEGGEDFPSMQNASRLDDAEPKKFIAVCLVVRRLENLDRLLPLFMVQPYGNCHVFVAVKGMTEDNFTSLVLPRYEYWIRQGRVTLRHYPGKNQVSDLIDTVRGVELSPYDLFVFPREELLCSSGFLERINRLHARLSPHHCSYEQGECRMLTTRNGVQYAEPPAKPANPLFYTLTREAAEYLMECERNPAQLAGLYPDRRDPKHGAYGHDADSLMMQMVSYYGGENLSSMEQETSFLLCPSPAVSLNNPLVEMEESLHEAMTDDPASAEYLVELEHPYWTDCFRILGINGCRVKLPEKATVLRFTERELVLQWERWGREQFIRDKEEGSYRLYHTAVLRRKGADNPGRRQESLDLVEMALAAPPVRWGVCAVALPRESYYWLRDWIEFHLRAGAFRVVIYDNTGSTGSRRVDSVFRAGRLQRSGTSKRGEEYGRLTAHLSDEDIKSKLDGLSARYGRERVRIMPWQPRDTETGQIIHGQVEAYEDFIRRWEKELDWCAFLDMDEYLYCRPGTSVGTILEQVEAKTPDVSRIMLKAWKFRQRWSKDGPRDIRRDMTHLPMSDGGEKNLVRLCDIKAADIHWYWKMKRGTRCVIADPEGLAFCHYNASDKEMENGPLQTLIRPRDFLTAGIEHR
- the argC gene encoding N-acetyl-gamma-glutamyl-phosphate reductase, translating into MKQVQVAVVGASGYTGQELLRILLNHAGVQLVCATSRQYAGKPLWEIFPRFRKVSGADLLFTDSDVDAIAGTGAEMAFLALPHGVSVTYARGLVEKGIRVVDLSADFRLRDPETYEEYYGTSHPDVPLMKEAVFGLPEWRKDEIAGARLVASAGCYPTSIMLPLIPLLKKGLLELEGIVVNSSSGVSGAGRKANVDLLFCECNESVRAYGVPKHRHLSEIEQELSWAAGEKVVISFTPHLVPVNTGICTTISAKLKAGKSFDEVESALHAAYDASPFVRLLGRNRPADTKNVTRTNFVDLGWAWDERTGRVVLMSAEDNVVKGAGGQGVQSFNIMFGFKETEGLILL
- the argJ gene encoding bifunctional glutamate N-acetyltransferase/amino-acid acetyltransferase ArgJ — protein: MDITSYKQVQGGVCAPQGFLGSAVSCGIKKPTATRLDLALIYSDKPCVSSGTFTTNRVKAACVKVTQAHLRRSNLQAIVANSGNANACTGVEGVEVARRECKLIARELGLKSSEIGVCSTGVIGLPMPMVRIEPRMSELAAGLACDKGEDVANAIITSDTCNKIVAIEMMIGGKPVRIGACCKGAGMISPCMATMLCFITTDAGVSRQVLDKCTHDAVEQTFNRITIDGDMSTNDTVLVLANGASGVSIESEEDIRTFHEALTAVMLELAKKVVRDGERVTKFVTVQITGARNFSEAKMVAETVCKSFLVKSSWNGNDPNWGRIIHAVGYSRARVREELIDIDIAGLPACRGGLQTNTPSDDLREAVSVPEFSIVINLNQGDASYTVYTSDISPEYVDFNRSEYAYWNQAKVDGLTK
- a CDS encoding YkgJ family cysteine cluster protein, which produces MKGGGNHGKNGRRLRRELEPPAEILARVREILEECSFRVGQVMRTCSEGCGGRAGCCRFRETGEVPHVTLGEAWVAWKAWRATGRVRIELPGDGACPFLDPVTSLCRIYAHRPLACRSHFCSSAGGVVPRKLVSDLLQELEDIDSRCGGDGPVRLPDVEERLARK